A part of Citrifermentans bremense genomic DNA contains:
- the gatC gene encoding Asp-tRNA(Asn)/Glu-tRNA(Gln) amidotransferase subunit GatC: MKITREQVEHVARLARLELSEAELDTFTGQMDSILSYVEKLNALDTEGIVPTSHAVPMENAFRADEPTGSIGVEAALANAPLRAQSFFRVPKVIE, encoded by the coding sequence ATGAAGATCACTAGAGAACAGGTGGAGCACGTGGCGCGGCTTGCCCGGCTGGAGCTTTCCGAGGCCGAACTGGACACCTTCACCGGACAGATGGACTCGATACTTTCCTACGTGGAGAAGTTGAACGCGCTGGACACCGAGGGGATCGTGCCGACCTCGCACGCGGTCCCGATGGAGAACGCCTTCAGGGCGGACGAGCCTACCGGCTCGATCGGCGTCGAAGCGGCCCTGGCCAACGCCCCGCTGCGCGCCCAGAGCTTCTTCAGGGTTCCCAAGGTCATCGAGTAG